A genome region from Prionailurus bengalensis isolate Pbe53 chromosome B4, Fcat_Pben_1.1_paternal_pri, whole genome shotgun sequence includes the following:
- the PPP6R2 gene encoding serine/threonine-protein phosphatase 6 regulatory subunit 2 isoform X6: protein MFWKFDLNTTSHVDKLLDKEDVTLRELLDEDDVLQECKAQNQKLLGFLCRQQCMEELVSLITQDPPLDMEEKVRFKYPNTACELLTCDVPQINDRLGGDETLLNLLYDFLDHEPPLNPLLASFFSKTIGNLIARKTEQVILFLKKKDRFVSLVLQHIGTSALMDLLLRLVSCVEPAGLRQEVLHWLNEEKIIQRLVELIHPSQDEDRQSNASQTLCDIVRLGREQASQLQEAPEPDPLLTVLESQDCVEQLLKNMFDGDQTESCLVSGTQVLLTLLETRRAGTEGLVDSFSQGLEGLCTVSSSILHGIEPRLKDFHQLLLSPPKKKAILTTIGVLEEPLGNARLHGARLMAALLHTNTPSINQELCRLNTMGLLLDLFFKYTWNNFLHFQVELCIAAILSHAAREDRAEASGLEGRVELLPGSGDPEAPQPAASRPENTMVTHLFQKCCLVQRILEAWEANDHAQAAGGMRRGNMGHLTRIANAVVQNLERGPMQTHISEVIRGLPADCRGRWENFVEETLAETNRRNAVDLAFSEYQVQQMTATFVDQFGFNDEEFADQDDSVNAPFDRIAEINFSIDADEDSPSAALFEACCSDHIQPFDDEEEDDIWEDKETHCTARVTARARFGGPHTSESCSKNGLERGGQDRKEGLEADKDVALAGAPLASAQKEGPRLEGGSEAGASWAVFEETVNSPVPVPGVAVDVGSGVWASSTPSPSALEEKGWAKFTDFQPFCCSESGPRCSSPVDTGHGGAQDSLTQGPERTRPASPCAWNACVTRKAPPVVSDNTEDEQKMAGALETVSMGPSRETPLLPASVPRAECTASTLSDPTSPAPAEATFTPAVAVPPEAAVAATTAPGKASPAPAALPVAPVLSGAVPTGPVAAVTTAAPSTCTAAILGTATKDRKMDAPPPAGATLNGPV from the exons ATGTTCTGGAAGTTTGACTTGAACACCACGTCCCATGTCGACAAGCTGCTGGATAAGGAGGACGTGACGTTGCGCGAGTTACTGGACGAAGATGATGTCCTACAGGAGTGCAAGGCTCAGAACCAGAAGCTGCTGGGCTTCCTCTGCAGGCAGCAGTGTATGGAGGAGCTGGTGAGCCTCATCACACAGGACCCACCTCTGGACATGGAGGAGAAGGTCCGCTTCAA GTATCCAAACACAGCCTGTGAGCTGCTGACATGTGACGTGCCACAGATCAACGACAGACTAGGAGGGGATGAGACTTTGCTGAACCTTCTTTACGACTTCTTGGACCACGAGCCGCCTCTGAATCCTCTGCTCGCCAGTTTTTTCAGCAAGACCATTGGCAACCTCATTGCAAGAAAGACTGAACAG GTGATTCTGTTCTTGAAGAAGAAGGACAGGTTCGTCAGTCTGGTGTTGCAGCACATCGGCACCTCGGCCCTCATGGACCTGCTGCTGCGCCTTGTCagctgcgtggagcctgctgggctCCGGCAGGAAGTCCTGCAT tgGCTTAATGAAGAGAAGATCATCCAGAGGCTGGTGGAGCTGATCCACCCAAGTCAGGATGAAGAT aGACAGTCCAACGCCTCTCAGACTCTCTGTGACATCGTCAGGCTGGGCAGAGAGCAGGCCAGTCAGCTGCAGGAGGCCCCGGAGCCAGACCCCCTCCTCACAGTGCTGGAGTC GCAGGACTGTGTGGAGCAGCTTCTGAAGAACATGTTTGATGGAGACCAGACTGAGAGCTGCCTCGTTAGTGGGACTCAGGTGTTACTTACCTTGTTGGAAACAAGGCGGGCTGG GACAGAGGGCTTGGTGGACTCCTTTTCTCAGGGACTGGAAGGGCTGTGTACCGTCAGCAGCAGCATACTGCACGGCATTGAGCCACGACTGAAGGACTTCCACCAGCTTCTACTCAGCCCGCCAAAG AAAAAAGCGATCCTGACCACCATCGGCGTGCTGGAGGAGCCTTTGGGGAATGCCCGTCTGCACGGGGCCCGCCTCATGGCTGCACTGCTGCACACGAACACGCCCAGCATCAACCAGGAACTCTGCCGGCTCAACACCATGGGCTTACTGCTG GACCTGTTTTTTAAGTACACCTGGAATAACTTCCTGCACTTCCAAGTGGAACTATGCATAGCCGCTATTCTCTCCCATGCTGCCCGCGAGGACAGGGCAGAAGCCAGTGGACTGGAGGGCAGGGTGGAGCTTCTGCCCGGAAGCGGGGACCCAGAGGCCCCCCAGCCTGCTGCCAGCCGCCCTGAGAACACAATGGTGACCCAT CTGTTCCAGAAGTGCTGCCTGGTCCAGCGGATCCTGGAGGCCTGGGAAGCCAATGATCACGCACA GGCAGCGGGTGGCATGAGGAGAGGCAACATGGGCCACCTTACCCGGATTGCCAATGCGGTGGTGCAGAACCTGGAGAGGGGCCCCATGCAGACCCACATCAGCGAAGTCATCCGAG GGCTCCCTGCGGACTGCCGTGGGCGCTGGGAGAACTTCGTGGAAGAGACACTGGCGGAGACCAACCGCAGGAACGCTGTGGACCTG gctTTCTCCGAGTACCAGGTCCAGCAGATGACAGCCACCTTCGTGGATCAGTTTGGCTTCAATGACGAGGAGTTTGCAGACCAGGATGACAGTGTCAA TGCTCCCTTCGACAGGATTGCTGAGATAAACTTCAGCATCGATGCTGACGAGGACAGT CCCAGCGCAGCTCTGTTTGAGGCCTGCTGCAGTGACCACATCCAGCCTTTTGACGATGAGGAGGAGGATGACATCTGGGAGGACAAGGAGACGCACTGCACTGCCCGAGTGACGGCTAGAGCCAG gtttggGGGCCCTCACACCTCAGAGAGCTGCTCAAAGAATGGCCTGGAGCGTGGAGGCCAGGACAGGAAGGAGGGCTTGGAAGCAGACAAGGATGTGGCTCTGGCAGGTGCCCCTCTGGCCTCAGCCCAGAAAGAAGGTCCTCGCTTGGAGGGTGGCTCAGAAG cAGGCGCCTCGTGGGCAGTATTTGAGGAGACGGTGAACTCGCCAGTGCCGGTTCCAGGAGTGGCGGTGGATGTGGGTTCCGGTGTGTGGGCATCCAGCACCCCCAGCCCTTCGGCTTTGGAGGAAAAAGGCTGGGCCAAGTTCACCGACTTCCAGCCTTTCTGCTG CTCCGAGTCGGGGCCCAGGTGCAGCTCCCCGGTGGACACGGGCCACGGCGGTGCCCAGGATAGCCTGACCCAGGGCCCAGAGAGGACCC GCCCAGCTTCCCCATGTGCCTGGAACGCGTGTGTCACCAGGAAGGCCCCCCCAGTGGTTTCCGACAACACTGAGGACGAGCAGAAGATGGCAGGTGCCTTGGAGACTGTCAGCATGGGTCCCAGCCGGGAGACCCCCCTGCTGCCTGCGTCAGTCCCCAG GGCTGAGTGCACCGCCAGCACGCTGTCAGaccccacctcccctgcacctgcaGAAGCAACCTTCACCCCAGCTGTGGCTGTCCCCCCTGAGGCTGCTGTGGCAGCCACCACGGCGCCGGGCAAGGCCAGTCCCGCCCCAGCTGCCCTGCCAGTTGCTCCTGTGTTGAGCGGGGCGGTTCCAACAGGGCCCGTAGCGGCCGTCACCACTGCAGCCCCATCCACTTGCACAGCAGCCATCCTGGGGACAGCGACAAAAGACAG GAAGATGGACGCACCACCACCTGCAGGAGCCACCTTGAACGGCCCCGTgtga
- the PPP6R2 gene encoding serine/threonine-protein phosphatase 6 regulatory subunit 2 isoform X8, whose protein sequence is MFWKFDLNTTSHVDKLLDKEDVTLRELLDEDDVLQECKAQNQKLLGFLCRQQCMEELVSLITQDPPLDMEEKVRFKYPNTACELLTCDVPQINDRLGGDETLLNLLYDFLDHEPPLNPLLASFFSKTIGNLIARKTEQVILFLKKKDRFVSLVLQHIGTSALMDLLLRLVSCVEPAGLRQEVLHWLNEEKIIQRLVELIHPSQDEDRQSNASQTLCDIVRLGREQASQLQEAPEPDPLLTVLESQDCVEQLLKNMFDGDQTESCLVSGTQVLLTLLETRRAGTEGLVDSFSQGLEGLCTVSSSILHGIEPRLKDFHQLLLSPPKKKAILTTIGVLEEPLGNARLHGARLMAALLHTNTPSINQELCRLNTMGLLLDLFFKYTWNNFLHFQVELCIAAILSHAAREDRAEASGLEGRVELLPGSGDPEAPQPAASRPENTMVTHLFQKCCLVQRILEAWEANDHAQAAGGMRRGNMGHLTRIANAVVQNLERGPMQTHISEVIRGLPADCRGRWENFVEETLAETNRRNAVDLAFSEYQVQQMTATFVDQFGFNDEEFADQDDSVNAPFDRIAEINFSIDADEDSPSAALFEACCSDHIQPFDDEEEDDIWEDKETHCTARVTARARFGGPHTSESCSKNGLERGGQDRKEGLEADKDVALAGAPLASAQKEGPRLEGGSEGASWAVFEETVNSPVPVPGVAVDVGSGVWASSTPSPSALEEKGWAKFTDFQPFCCSESGPRCSSPVDTGHGGAQDSLTQGPERTRPASPCAWNACVTRKAPPVVSDNTEDEQKMAGALETVSMGPSRETPLLPASVPRAECTASTLSDPTSPAPAEATFTPAVAVPPEAAVAATTAPGKASPAPAALPVAPVLSGAVPTGPVAAVTTAAPSTCTAAILGTATKDRKMDAPPPAGATLNGPV, encoded by the exons ATGTTCTGGAAGTTTGACTTGAACACCACGTCCCATGTCGACAAGCTGCTGGATAAGGAGGACGTGACGTTGCGCGAGTTACTGGACGAAGATGATGTCCTACAGGAGTGCAAGGCTCAGAACCAGAAGCTGCTGGGCTTCCTCTGCAGGCAGCAGTGTATGGAGGAGCTGGTGAGCCTCATCACACAGGACCCACCTCTGGACATGGAGGAGAAGGTCCGCTTCAA GTATCCAAACACAGCCTGTGAGCTGCTGACATGTGACGTGCCACAGATCAACGACAGACTAGGAGGGGATGAGACTTTGCTGAACCTTCTTTACGACTTCTTGGACCACGAGCCGCCTCTGAATCCTCTGCTCGCCAGTTTTTTCAGCAAGACCATTGGCAACCTCATTGCAAGAAAGACTGAACAG GTGATTCTGTTCTTGAAGAAGAAGGACAGGTTCGTCAGTCTGGTGTTGCAGCACATCGGCACCTCGGCCCTCATGGACCTGCTGCTGCGCCTTGTCagctgcgtggagcctgctgggctCCGGCAGGAAGTCCTGCAT tgGCTTAATGAAGAGAAGATCATCCAGAGGCTGGTGGAGCTGATCCACCCAAGTCAGGATGAAGAT aGACAGTCCAACGCCTCTCAGACTCTCTGTGACATCGTCAGGCTGGGCAGAGAGCAGGCCAGTCAGCTGCAGGAGGCCCCGGAGCCAGACCCCCTCCTCACAGTGCTGGAGTC GCAGGACTGTGTGGAGCAGCTTCTGAAGAACATGTTTGATGGAGACCAGACTGAGAGCTGCCTCGTTAGTGGGACTCAGGTGTTACTTACCTTGTTGGAAACAAGGCGGGCTGG GACAGAGGGCTTGGTGGACTCCTTTTCTCAGGGACTGGAAGGGCTGTGTACCGTCAGCAGCAGCATACTGCACGGCATTGAGCCACGACTGAAGGACTTCCACCAGCTTCTACTCAGCCCGCCAAAG AAAAAAGCGATCCTGACCACCATCGGCGTGCTGGAGGAGCCTTTGGGGAATGCCCGTCTGCACGGGGCCCGCCTCATGGCTGCACTGCTGCACACGAACACGCCCAGCATCAACCAGGAACTCTGCCGGCTCAACACCATGGGCTTACTGCTG GACCTGTTTTTTAAGTACACCTGGAATAACTTCCTGCACTTCCAAGTGGAACTATGCATAGCCGCTATTCTCTCCCATGCTGCCCGCGAGGACAGGGCAGAAGCCAGTGGACTGGAGGGCAGGGTGGAGCTTCTGCCCGGAAGCGGGGACCCAGAGGCCCCCCAGCCTGCTGCCAGCCGCCCTGAGAACACAATGGTGACCCAT CTGTTCCAGAAGTGCTGCCTGGTCCAGCGGATCCTGGAGGCCTGGGAAGCCAATGATCACGCACA GGCAGCGGGTGGCATGAGGAGAGGCAACATGGGCCACCTTACCCGGATTGCCAATGCGGTGGTGCAGAACCTGGAGAGGGGCCCCATGCAGACCCACATCAGCGAAGTCATCCGAG GGCTCCCTGCGGACTGCCGTGGGCGCTGGGAGAACTTCGTGGAAGAGACACTGGCGGAGACCAACCGCAGGAACGCTGTGGACCTG gctTTCTCCGAGTACCAGGTCCAGCAGATGACAGCCACCTTCGTGGATCAGTTTGGCTTCAATGACGAGGAGTTTGCAGACCAGGATGACAGTGTCAA TGCTCCCTTCGACAGGATTGCTGAGATAAACTTCAGCATCGATGCTGACGAGGACAGT CCCAGCGCAGCTCTGTTTGAGGCCTGCTGCAGTGACCACATCCAGCCTTTTGACGATGAGGAGGAGGATGACATCTGGGAGGACAAGGAGACGCACTGCACTGCCCGAGTGACGGCTAGAGCCAG gtttggGGGCCCTCACACCTCAGAGAGCTGCTCAAAGAATGGCCTGGAGCGTGGAGGCCAGGACAGGAAGGAGGGCTTGGAAGCAGACAAGGATGTGGCTCTGGCAGGTGCCCCTCTGGCCTCAGCCCAGAAAGAAGGTCCTCGCTTGGAGGGTGGCTCAGAAG GCGCCTCGTGGGCAGTATTTGAGGAGACGGTGAACTCGCCAGTGCCGGTTCCAGGAGTGGCGGTGGATGTGGGTTCCGGTGTGTGGGCATCCAGCACCCCCAGCCCTTCGGCTTTGGAGGAAAAAGGCTGGGCCAAGTTCACCGACTTCCAGCCTTTCTGCTG CTCCGAGTCGGGGCCCAGGTGCAGCTCCCCGGTGGACACGGGCCACGGCGGTGCCCAGGATAGCCTGACCCAGGGCCCAGAGAGGACCC GCCCAGCTTCCCCATGTGCCTGGAACGCGTGTGTCACCAGGAAGGCCCCCCCAGTGGTTTCCGACAACACTGAGGACGAGCAGAAGATGGCAGGTGCCTTGGAGACTGTCAGCATGGGTCCCAGCCGGGAGACCCCCCTGCTGCCTGCGTCAGTCCCCAG GGCTGAGTGCACCGCCAGCACGCTGTCAGaccccacctcccctgcacctgcaGAAGCAACCTTCACCCCAGCTGTGGCTGTCCCCCCTGAGGCTGCTGTGGCAGCCACCACGGCGCCGGGCAAGGCCAGTCCCGCCCCAGCTGCCCTGCCAGTTGCTCCTGTGTTGAGCGGGGCGGTTCCAACAGGGCCCGTAGCGGCCGTCACCACTGCAGCCCCATCCACTTGCACAGCAGCCATCCTGGGGACAGCGACAAAAGACAG GAAGATGGACGCACCACCACCTGCAGGAGCCACCTTGAACGGCCCCGTgtga
- the PPP6R2 gene encoding serine/threonine-protein phosphatase 6 regulatory subunit 2 isoform X2 — protein sequence MFWKFDLNTTSHVDKLLDKEDVTLRELLDEDDVLQECKAQNQKLLGFLCRQQCMEELVSLITQDPPLDMEEKVRFKYPNTACELLTCDVPQINDRLGGDETLLNLLYDFLDHEPPLNPLLASFFSKTIGNLIARKTEQVILFLKKKDRFVSLVLQHIGTSALMDLLLRLVSCVEPAGLRQEVLHWLNEEKIIQRLVELIHPSQDEDRQSNASQTLCDIVRLGREQASQLQEAPEPDPLLTVLESQDCVEQLLKNMFDGDQTESCLVSGTQVLLTLLETRRAGTEGLVDSFSQGLEGLCTVSSSILHGIEPRLKDFHQLLLSPPKKKAILTTIGVLEEPLGNARLHGARLMAALLHTNTPSINQELCRLNTMGLLLDLFFKYTWNNFLHFQVELCIAAILSHAAREDRAEASGLEGRVELLPGSGDPEAPQPAASRPENTMVTHLFQKCCLVQRILEAWEANDHAQAAGGMRRGNMGHLTRIANAVVQNLERGPMQTHISEVIRGLPADCRGRWENFVEETLAETNRRNAVDLVSTHHLHPSSEDEDMEGVFPNELSLQQAFSEYQVQQMTATFVDQFGFNDEEFADQDDSVNAPFDRIAEINFSIDADEDSPSAALFEACCSDHIQPFDDEEEDDIWEDKETHCTARVTARARFGGPHTSESCSKNGLERGGQDRKEGLEADKDVALAGAPLASAQKEGPRLEGGSEGASWAVFEETVNSPVPVPGVAVDVGSGVWASSTPSPSALEEKGWAKFTDFQPFCCSESGPRCSSPVDTGHGGAQDSLTQGPERTLGPASPCAWNACVTRKAPPVVSDNTEDEQKMAGALETVSMGPSRETPLLPASVPRAECTASTLSDPTSPAPAEATFTPAVAVPPEAAVAATTAPGKASPAPAALPVAPVLSGAVPTGPVAAVTTAAPSTCTAAILGTATKDRKMDAPPPAGATLNGPV from the exons ATGTTCTGGAAGTTTGACTTGAACACCACGTCCCATGTCGACAAGCTGCTGGATAAGGAGGACGTGACGTTGCGCGAGTTACTGGACGAAGATGATGTCCTACAGGAGTGCAAGGCTCAGAACCAGAAGCTGCTGGGCTTCCTCTGCAGGCAGCAGTGTATGGAGGAGCTGGTGAGCCTCATCACACAGGACCCACCTCTGGACATGGAGGAGAAGGTCCGCTTCAA GTATCCAAACACAGCCTGTGAGCTGCTGACATGTGACGTGCCACAGATCAACGACAGACTAGGAGGGGATGAGACTTTGCTGAACCTTCTTTACGACTTCTTGGACCACGAGCCGCCTCTGAATCCTCTGCTCGCCAGTTTTTTCAGCAAGACCATTGGCAACCTCATTGCAAGAAAGACTGAACAG GTGATTCTGTTCTTGAAGAAGAAGGACAGGTTCGTCAGTCTGGTGTTGCAGCACATCGGCACCTCGGCCCTCATGGACCTGCTGCTGCGCCTTGTCagctgcgtggagcctgctgggctCCGGCAGGAAGTCCTGCAT tgGCTTAATGAAGAGAAGATCATCCAGAGGCTGGTGGAGCTGATCCACCCAAGTCAGGATGAAGAT aGACAGTCCAACGCCTCTCAGACTCTCTGTGACATCGTCAGGCTGGGCAGAGAGCAGGCCAGTCAGCTGCAGGAGGCCCCGGAGCCAGACCCCCTCCTCACAGTGCTGGAGTC GCAGGACTGTGTGGAGCAGCTTCTGAAGAACATGTTTGATGGAGACCAGACTGAGAGCTGCCTCGTTAGTGGGACTCAGGTGTTACTTACCTTGTTGGAAACAAGGCGGGCTGG GACAGAGGGCTTGGTGGACTCCTTTTCTCAGGGACTGGAAGGGCTGTGTACCGTCAGCAGCAGCATACTGCACGGCATTGAGCCACGACTGAAGGACTTCCACCAGCTTCTACTCAGCCCGCCAAAG AAAAAAGCGATCCTGACCACCATCGGCGTGCTGGAGGAGCCTTTGGGGAATGCCCGTCTGCACGGGGCCCGCCTCATGGCTGCACTGCTGCACACGAACACGCCCAGCATCAACCAGGAACTCTGCCGGCTCAACACCATGGGCTTACTGCTG GACCTGTTTTTTAAGTACACCTGGAATAACTTCCTGCACTTCCAAGTGGAACTATGCATAGCCGCTATTCTCTCCCATGCTGCCCGCGAGGACAGGGCAGAAGCCAGTGGACTGGAGGGCAGGGTGGAGCTTCTGCCCGGAAGCGGGGACCCAGAGGCCCCCCAGCCTGCTGCCAGCCGCCCTGAGAACACAATGGTGACCCAT CTGTTCCAGAAGTGCTGCCTGGTCCAGCGGATCCTGGAGGCCTGGGAAGCCAATGATCACGCACA GGCAGCGGGTGGCATGAGGAGAGGCAACATGGGCCACCTTACCCGGATTGCCAATGCGGTGGTGCAGAACCTGGAGAGGGGCCCCATGCAGACCCACATCAGCGAAGTCATCCGAG GGCTCCCTGCGGACTGCCGTGGGCGCTGGGAGAACTTCGTGGAAGAGACACTGGCGGAGACCAACCGCAGGAACGCTGTGGACCTG GTAAGCACCCACCACCTTCACCCCTCGAGTGAGGATGAGGACATGGAGGGCGTTTTCCCTAATGAGCTGTCCCTGCAGCAG gctTTCTCCGAGTACCAGGTCCAGCAGATGACAGCCACCTTCGTGGATCAGTTTGGCTTCAATGACGAGGAGTTTGCAGACCAGGATGACAGTGTCAA TGCTCCCTTCGACAGGATTGCTGAGATAAACTTCAGCATCGATGCTGACGAGGACAGT CCCAGCGCAGCTCTGTTTGAGGCCTGCTGCAGTGACCACATCCAGCCTTTTGACGATGAGGAGGAGGATGACATCTGGGAGGACAAGGAGACGCACTGCACTGCCCGAGTGACGGCTAGAGCCAG gtttggGGGCCCTCACACCTCAGAGAGCTGCTCAAAGAATGGCCTGGAGCGTGGAGGCCAGGACAGGAAGGAGGGCTTGGAAGCAGACAAGGATGTGGCTCTGGCAGGTGCCCCTCTGGCCTCAGCCCAGAAAGAAGGTCCTCGCTTGGAGGGTGGCTCAGAAG GCGCCTCGTGGGCAGTATTTGAGGAGACGGTGAACTCGCCAGTGCCGGTTCCAGGAGTGGCGGTGGATGTGGGTTCCGGTGTGTGGGCATCCAGCACCCCCAGCCCTTCGGCTTTGGAGGAAAAAGGCTGGGCCAAGTTCACCGACTTCCAGCCTTTCTGCTG CTCCGAGTCGGGGCCCAGGTGCAGCTCCCCGGTGGACACGGGCCACGGCGGTGCCCAGGATAGCCTGACCCAGGGCCCAGAGAGGACCC TAGGCCCAGCTTCCCCATGTGCCTGGAACGCGTGTGTCACCAGGAAGGCCCCCCCAGTGGTTTCCGACAACACTGAGGACGAGCAGAAGATGGCAGGTGCCTTGGAGACTGTCAGCATGGGTCCCAGCCGGGAGACCCCCCTGCTGCCTGCGTCAGTCCCCAG GGCTGAGTGCACCGCCAGCACGCTGTCAGaccccacctcccctgcacctgcaGAAGCAACCTTCACCCCAGCTGTGGCTGTCCCCCCTGAGGCTGCTGTGGCAGCCACCACGGCGCCGGGCAAGGCCAGTCCCGCCCCAGCTGCCCTGCCAGTTGCTCCTGTGTTGAGCGGGGCGGTTCCAACAGGGCCCGTAGCGGCCGTCACCACTGCAGCCCCATCCACTTGCACAGCAGCCATCCTGGGGACAGCGACAAAAGACAG GAAGATGGACGCACCACCACCTGCAGGAGCCACCTTGAACGGCCCCGTgtga